In Clostridium thermosuccinogenes, the genomic stretch TCTGATTTTTGCATTGGCTATTCCTGCTTCGGGTATGGAGCATAAAAATCTACCCTTGGCGTCATTACTCCAGACAGCTTCTATAAAATCATTATTCTGTATGAATCTGCTTAATTCCGCCCTATGGCTTTCCCTATCCATTTTTTTGATGTGTGGAAGTTCAGCCAGTTCCCTTATCAGCATAAAAGTATCATTTATTTTATTGGAGTGTTCGGAGCTTTCAGAAATCAAGTGCTCCAACTCCGAATTATCCTGTAATTCCATTAAACCTTTTGAAGCGTCATTTAAACGGCTGCCCATTTCAGCCACCTCCATGATGTTTTGCATCTGCTTGAAAACTGCTTTCTTTACACTTTCCACACTTTCCTCAGCCACGCCTATCAGATTTTCAACTTCACATATTTTGCTCACTACATCGCTGGCATCCCTGGCCTCAGTCTCAGATAAAAAGATGATTTTTTTCGCCATGGCCAATAGGTCATGAAAGGATTCATGAATTCTACCGAGCTTATTTTCAATATTAACTGCACTCTTAACTCCCTTTTCAACCTTAATCCCATTTTCGGTGACAGTCTTATGAACGCCTGCAATTTCTCTGTTTATTGCTGCTATAAGACTTTTGATTTCCTCCACCGATTTTTCGCTTTCCTTTGCAAGCTTTTGTATTTCTCCTGCCACAACAGCAAATCCCTTACCGTTTTCCCCTGCTCTGGCCGACTCGATGGTTGCATTCAGGGACAGCAGCCGGGTTTGCTTGGCGATATGGCTGACTGTCTCCAGAATCTTCTCAATATTCTTCGATGCGTCTGACAATTTATCCATGTAATCGGCAGTTATTCTGAAAGTTGCCTCTATTTCACGAATGATGCTGACTATCTCAAGTATTTCCGATTTACTGGTTTCCAGAATCGTTTCTGAATTTATTCCCAAGGACTCAAGTTCAAGAGTGGTATTTCTTGATTCCTCCAGCAGCCGGATCATTTCCCTGACTTCCGTTACCGTTTCATGAATCTTTTCATTAAACATGGCATTTAAATTAGCCATTTCTTCAGTTTGAGCGTATACCTGCTGTGCAAAGCCATTATTCTCATCCAGGTTTATCTGCAATTGCTCCGAAACCGCCCAGATTTTGTTTGATGTTACATGCAGCTCCAGCTTCAACTTTGCCAGTTCTCTTTTCAGGTCATTGATTGACACATCCTTTTGAGCATTAGCTTTAGAACCGCTTTTTATCAGATAGATACCTGTGGCCAAACCCATTGACAGGTAAATAATTATGTTAATCAGTTTTGCAGGAAAGGGCATCAAGAATATTACACATACCAAAATACAGCACATTGCAACAATCATTAAAATTCTTTTATTACTCATACTTGCAGCACTCCTTTGCAAAATAAAAAGCGCTAATACAGGATTTCCCTATATTAACGCCATTGTTAATCCGATTTAAAAATATATTACCGATTTTAGCATATAATAAAATTTATGGCAATCCGTTTTTACATTTAAATCTAAGTTATATTATTATGTTTAATTGAAAAAG encodes the following:
- a CDS encoding methyl-accepting chemotaxis protein produces the protein MGLATGIYLIKSGSKANAQKDVSINDLKRELAKLKLELHVTSNKIWAVSEQLQINLDENNGFAQQVYAQTEEMANLNAMFNEKIHETVTEVREMIRLLEESRNTTLELESLGINSETILETSKSEILEIVSIIREIEATFRITADYMDKLSDASKNIEKILETVSHIAKQTRLLSLNATIESARAGENGKGFAVVAGEIQKLAKESEKSVEEIKSLIAAINREIAGVHKTVTENGIKVEKGVKSAVNIENKLGRIHESFHDLLAMAKKIIFLSETEARDASDVVSKICEVENLIGVAEESVESVKKAVFKQMQNIMEVAEMGSRLNDASKGLMELQDNSELEHLISESSEHSNKINDTFMLIRELAELPHIKKMDRESHRAELSRFIQNNDFIEAVWSNDAKGRFLCSIPEAGIANAKIRDWFQKSIQGEEFCSKVYISAITKSPCLTLSVPVINEDGVIAGVLGVDLKL